The genomic DNA CGAGCTTCATGGGGGACACCTGGAAAGATGGGACACGTGCCAGAGCCGCCCCATTCAAGCACCCTCATCGGGTGGCGTGAGTGGGTACGCCTGCCCGGCACCGATGTGCGCTGGATGAAGGCCAAGATCGACACCGGCGCACGCACCTCCTCCCTCCACGCGTTCGACGTCGAGGAGCTCACGCGCGACGGCCGGGAGTGGGTCCGCTTCTCCGTTCACCCCTGGCAGCACAGCGACGAGGACGCCGTCGTGCTGGAGCGTCCGGTGCACGACCGCCGGCTCGTCCGCAGCTCCAACGGGCACGAGCAGGAGCGCATCGTCGTCCAGCTCGACCTGGTGCTCGTACGCCGGCGCCTCACCGCCGAGGTCACCCTCGCCGACCGCGACGCGATGGGGTTCCGGATGCTCGTCGGCCGTGAGGCCC from Luteipulveratus halotolerans includes the following:
- a CDS encoding ATP-dependent zinc protease family protein; translation: MGHVPEPPHSSTLIGWREWVRLPGTDVRWMKAKIDTGARTSSLHAFDVEELTRDGREWVRFSVHPWQHSDEDAVVLERPVHDRRLVRSSNGHEQERIVVQLDLVLVRRRLTAEVTLADRDAMGFRMLVGREALERGYVVDSRRSWVGGRPRRLVRDKNAGR